From Methanospirillum lacunae, one genomic window encodes:
- a CDS encoding ATP-binding cassette domain-containing protein, with the protein MHLTLEKVSIRRDNFSLLASGTFYQGVHLLTGKVGSGKSTLGEILCRVIEPADGRMTYDGIRTSVLSMQFPEYHITTTTVVEEILSWKRDPDQVLETAGLQGRGCDDLLTLSRGELKRIHLACMLLGKYDLMVLDEPFAGLDEEARYWISSHLSQNRDGITIIISHDITTLPSINHLWEMQEGILSEIGNIPGALRHWKNPPPLIRFLLKNDPELSGLSWQDLVEAACRIRG; encoded by the coding sequence ATGCATCTGACTCTTGAGAAGGTCTCAATCAGGAGAGATAACTTTTCACTCCTGGCAAGCGGGACATTTTATCAGGGAGTTCACCTTCTCACAGGAAAGGTGGGATCGGGGAAATCTACCCTCGGAGAGATTCTTTGCAGGGTGATTGAACCAGCAGATGGCAGGATGACATATGACGGGATACGGACTTCTGTACTCTCAATGCAGTTTCCTGAATACCACATCACTACAACAACAGTCGTGGAAGAGATCCTTAGTTGGAAACGCGATCCCGACCAGGTTCTTGAGACTGCCGGACTTCAGGGTAGGGGCTGCGACGACCTTCTTACTCTCTCTCGGGGAGAACTCAAACGGATTCATCTCGCGTGCATGCTTCTTGGCAAGTATGATCTAATGGTACTCGATGAGCCATTTGCCGGCCTTGATGAGGAAGCCAGGTACTGGATTTCATCTCACCTCTCTCAAAATCGGGATGGAATCACTATTATCATCAGTCATGATATCACTACTCTTCCCTCAATTAACCATCTATGGGAGATGCAGGAGGGGATTCTTTCAGAAATCGGGAATATTCCAGGGGCACTTCGCCACTGGAAAAACCCTCCTCCACTCATCAGGTTTCTTCTGAAGAATGACCCTGAACTTTCAGGACTCTCATGGCAGGATCTTGTGGAGGCGGCATGCAGGATCCGCGGATAA
- a CDS encoding ATP-binding cassette domain-containing protein yields the protein MIHISSIRCGCLSIPELTIKPGLVAITGPNGSGKTTLLEMIAGIQIPIQGYIWINNTEPRKTTVGWVGEFPDLNMTFTRVMDEIASPLRFSFQPCRVIEESVRELARTMGIIHLLNRPVRSLSGGEKVLIALASALITNPEVLILDETDSHLDSFTLGTVDIIIRNVGVPHVLFATHRPERVTSADHVIVIKQGEVLRTGTPDEIYQSSIKGSKRFPLLRTLRDPALWRAVYASDS from the coding sequence ATGATACACATCAGTTCGATCAGGTGCGGATGTCTATCCATCCCTGAGTTAACTATTAAACCAGGGCTGGTAGCGATCACCGGACCGAATGGATCAGGTAAGACAACACTCCTTGAGATGATTGCAGGGATTCAAATTCCGATTCAAGGATACATATGGATCAACAACACGGAACCCCGGAAGACTACTGTCGGATGGGTCGGTGAGTTCCCTGATCTCAACATGACTTTCACCCGGGTTATGGATGAGATCGCTTCACCACTCAGATTCTCATTTCAACCATGCAGGGTAATAGAGGAGTCAGTACGTGAACTTGCTAGGACCATGGGCATTATACATCTGCTTAACAGGCCAGTTCGTTCCCTTTCTGGAGGAGAGAAAGTCCTTATTGCACTTGCTTCTGCCCTCATCACAAACCCTGAGGTTCTAATCCTAGATGAGACTGATTCCCACCTTGATTCATTCACACTTGGCACAGTGGATATTATCATCAGGAATGTGGGTGTGCCACATGTTCTGTTTGCAACCCATCGGCCTGAACGAGTAACATCTGCTGATCATGTGATCGTAATAAAACAAGGAGAGGTCCTTCGTACAGGGACCCCCGATGAGATATACCAAAGCTCAATAAAAGGCTCTAAACGATTCCCCCTTCTCCGGACACTTAGAGACCCCGCCCTCTGGAGGGCCGTATATGCATCTGACTCTTGA
- a CDS encoding biotin transporter BioY: MFGNLDRATTLTNSSLFVALIAVFSWISIPIPLPIFPVPITLQTLAVLLAAAVMKRQAIIPLVLYLVLGALGLPVFHNGMAGLGVIFGPTGGYLIGFIPAVLTAGIAYEYVSREIRIAGLLLATAFIYFFGIIWLVLSTGMSINAALVSGMIPFLPGDLIKGVAVYVIAARLEKNPHNSARQ, translated from the coding sequence ATGTTTGGCAACCTGGACCGTGCAACAACACTAACCAATAGTTCCCTTTTTGTTGCCCTTATAGCAGTTTTTTCCTGGATTTCAATACCTATCCCTCTTCCTATCTTTCCGGTCCCTATCACCCTCCAGACTCTTGCAGTACTTCTTGCAGCTGCTGTGATGAAGAGACAGGCAATCATCCCTCTGGTTCTCTATCTCGTCCTTGGTGCACTTGGCCTTCCTGTCTTTCATAACGGAATGGCAGGACTTGGGGTCATCTTCGGCCCAACCGGAGGATACCTGATTGGGTTTATTCCTGCAGTTCTCACAGCAGGGATTGCATATGAGTATGTCTCCCGTGAAATCAGGATCGCGGGCCTTCTTCTGGCCACGGCATTCATCTACTTCTTCGGGATCATCTGGCTTGTTTTATCTACAGGAATGTCAATCAATGCAGCCCTTGTTTCTGGAATGATTCCTTTCCTTCCCGGAGATCTTATCAAAGGTGTAGCAGTCTATGTGATTGCGGCAAGGCTCGAAAAAAATCCGCATAACTCAGCCCGTCAATGA
- a CDS encoding biotin--[acetyl-CoA-carboxylase] ligase — protein MYATAFKVLEILEKSDKPVPSSDISTELSISSSAVWKHINELRIIGYDIVASDEEGYMLDKSNMDFRPHVVYKHLKTKVIGRRMRYFDSIPSTIWYGKDLADQGELDDLHGLVIIAEEQTGGYGRMGRAWVSPSGGIWITIVLTPKIPIDHLFMLTLAGAVSVARVLRKMFDIGALIKWPNDIIIGDKKVAGILLELGAEGEQVKYCLVSLGIDANISIDKLNEPIKHLITSISEEVNHDIDRAALLAAFLKEFEARYDMITLGEYDAVIREWKNFSSTIGRRVRINTLRNSFEGEAVDIDPSGALVVRKDNGKIEKVIAGDCVHI, from the coding sequence ATGTACGCAACTGCCTTTAAAGTCCTTGAAATCCTTGAAAAGAGCGATAAACCGGTACCAAGCAGCGATATCAGCACAGAACTTTCCATCTCCAGTTCAGCTGTATGGAAACATATCAATGAACTCCGGATAATCGGATACGACATTGTCGCTTCTGATGAAGAGGGATACATGCTTGATAAGAGCAACATGGATTTCAGACCCCATGTGGTGTACAAGCATCTGAAGACGAAGGTTATCGGCAGAAGAATGCGGTACTTCGACAGTATCCCCTCCACAATCTGGTATGGCAAAGATCTCGCTGACCAGGGTGAACTTGACGACCTCCACGGTTTAGTGATCATCGCCGAAGAACAGACAGGGGGCTATGGACGGATGGGCAGGGCCTGGGTCTCCCCAAGCGGAGGAATCTGGATCACCATCGTACTTACCCCAAAGATCCCCATCGACCACTTGTTTATGCTCACCTTAGCTGGTGCTGTTTCTGTTGCACGGGTCCTTCGCAAGATGTTTGATATTGGTGCACTCATCAAATGGCCCAATGATATCATTATCGGTGATAAGAAGGTTGCAGGAATCCTGCTCGAACTCGGTGCTGAGGGAGAACAGGTCAAGTACTGCCTCGTAAGTTTGGGCATCGATGCTAACATCAGTATTGATAAACTGAACGAGCCCATCAAGCACCTTATCACCTCAATAAGTGAAGAGGTGAACCACGACATCGATCGTGCAGCTCTTCTGGCTGCATTCCTAAAAGAGTTTGAGGCCCGGTATGACATGATTACCCTTGGAGAGTACGATGCAGTCATCAGAGAGTGGAAAAACTTCTCCTCCACTATCGGACGCAGAGTCAGGATCAACACGCTCAGGAATAGTTTCGAAGGTGAGGCTGTTGATATAGATCCGAGTGGTGCCCTGGTAGTCAGAAAAGACAACGGTAAAATAGAGAAAGTCATAGCTGGTGACTGCGTACATATCTGA
- a CDS encoding DUF2111 domain-containing protein, giving the protein MDHYIISADATAEDLIPICLSIHEIVGRLPVTAKARNTPGVRIEEGVVIDRAYLGPVLDEVLSSNKVIKKTPKTGPYKGVPVIVAPVRDKSGDSIAAIGLVDITGIFDLATLMEHQTMILKQVCGKDPCPLPSEQINAKR; this is encoded by the coding sequence ATGGACCACTATATCATATCGGCTGATGCAACAGCCGAAGATCTCATCCCCATCTGCTTGTCAATCCACGAGATTGTCGGCAGACTTCCGGTGACTGCAAAAGCTCGTAACACTCCAGGCGTCAGAATTGAGGAGGGAGTTGTTATTGATCGTGCATACCTGGGCCCTGTACTGGATGAGGTTCTCTCCTCAAACAAGGTCATAAAAAAGACCCCGAAAACCGGACCATACAAAGGGGTCCCGGTCATCGTTGCCCCGGTCCGGGACAAATCAGGAGATTCCATTGCAGCTATCGGTCTCGTCGATATCACTGGCATTTTTGACCTTGCCACACTCATGGAACATCAGACCATGATCCTAAAACAAGTCTGCGGAAAGGATCCTTGTCCGCTTCCATCAGAACAGATCAACGCTAAACGGTGA
- a CDS encoding type 1 glutamine amidotransferase family protein, with the protein MTGRVGIIWDSPTMFTRLIEDCGFTAELVTPHLLAAPFFRRTFSSVIIPGGFANPAYSSVIPALRACEGRIRRFIQGGGTLIAFGAGIDRPDVYDWLPVIIQYRFGFSEGKPEDRDDHPLNCIIEDYPETISIDGDFQIPDTETDAHIQGYRPDKQGPAVRMRMRGAPVLVEYSLGAGRIILTSLHEYPSRRFLRDICRTEGETLL; encoded by the coding sequence ATGACTGGACGGGTTGGAATCATATGGGACAGTCCGACCATGTTCACCCGTCTCATAGAGGACTGTGGCTTTACTGCTGAGCTGGTCACCCCCCATCTGCTCGCAGCACCCTTTTTCCGAAGAACATTCTCATCTGTAATTATTCCCGGAGGGTTCGCCAACCCCGCATACTCTTCAGTCATTCCTGCATTACGGGCATGTGAAGGCAGAATACGTCGGTTTATCCAGGGAGGAGGAACACTCATAGCATTTGGCGCAGGTATCGATCGTCCGGATGTATATGATTGGCTTCCAGTGATAATTCAATATAGATTCGGGTTCTCTGAAGGGAAACCAGAAGACAGGGATGATCATCCCCTCAACTGTATTATCGAGGATTATCCGGAAACAATTTCTATTGATGGTGATTTTCAGATCCCAGACACAGAAACTGACGCTCATATTCAGGGCTATAGACCTGACAAACAAGGGCCGGCAGTCAGGATGAGAATGCGGGGGGCTCCGGTTTTGGTAGAATACTCGCTCGGCGCAGGTAGGATCATCCTGACAAGCCTCCATGAATACCCTTCCAGAAGATTTCTGCGCGATATTTGCCGGACCGAGGGCGAAACCTTATTGTAG
- a CDS encoding RtcB family protein produces the protein MINGLKRTGDLEWEVPIGFIEGMRVPGRFFLSENLTATLEEGAVTQLANVATMPGIIRHSLAMPDIHWGYGFPIGGVAAFDYDTGVISPGGVGFDINCGVRLLTTPLTINDITKKKEILDQLYDAVPVGVGARSSLRLSPKQLDEMMIHGSTWAVEEGFGTKEDVAHCEEGGSMKGADPSHVSQKARSRGVPQSGTLGAGNHFLEIQVASEICDPEAAKVFGVEAGQICIMVHCGSRGLGHQVCTDHLQILERAVDKYHISLPDRQLACAPLTSPEGRAYFGGMAASANYAWANRQVITHQIRNVLAKCCGIGYDDIKLVYDVAHNVAKIEEHVVDGKLTKVCVHRKGATRAFGPGCPDVPHDYSKIGQPVIIPGSMGSSSYLLKGTDEAMMRTFGSTCHGAGRILSRSQAKKTIKGSQVRESLGREGIMVKAPHDGAIAEEAPGAYKSSSEVVSVVDRLGISRLVVRFEPLGVIKG, from the coding sequence ATGATTAATGGTTTAAAGCGGACCGGTGATCTCGAGTGGGAGGTTCCGATAGGATTTATAGAAGGAATGAGAGTGCCTGGCAGGTTTTTCCTCTCTGAAAACCTGACAGCAACACTTGAGGAAGGAGCGGTTACACAATTGGCCAATGTTGCAACCATGCCGGGTATTATCAGGCATTCACTCGCAATGCCTGACATTCACTGGGGATATGGATTTCCCATCGGAGGTGTTGCAGCATTTGATTACGATACCGGCGTGATCTCACCGGGAGGTGTCGGGTTTGACATCAATTGCGGAGTAAGGCTGCTTACTACCCCGCTCACAATCAACGATATCACGAAGAAAAAGGAGATCCTGGATCAACTCTATGATGCAGTGCCTGTCGGGGTCGGAGCCCGGTCCTCACTTCGACTCTCTCCAAAACAACTTGATGAGATGATGATCCATGGATCTACATGGGCTGTTGAGGAAGGATTCGGAACGAAGGAGGATGTTGCCCACTGCGAAGAGGGAGGGAGTATGAAGGGGGCAGACCCCTCTCATGTCTCACAAAAAGCACGGTCACGAGGAGTACCACAGAGTGGAACCCTTGGGGCAGGTAACCATTTTCTTGAAATTCAGGTTGCATCCGAGATTTGCGATCCTGAAGCGGCAAAAGTATTCGGAGTCGAAGCAGGACAGATCTGTATTATGGTCCACTGTGGATCACGAGGATTGGGTCACCAGGTCTGCACAGACCATCTTCAGATTCTGGAACGGGCAGTAGATAAGTATCACATCAGCCTGCCGGACAGGCAACTCGCGTGTGCCCCCTTGACATCACCAGAAGGGAGAGCATATTTTGGAGGAATGGCTGCATCTGCGAACTATGCCTGGGCAAACCGGCAGGTGATCACCCATCAGATCCGTAACGTCCTCGCAAAATGCTGTGGGATTGGATACGATGATATCAAGTTAGTCTATGATGTGGCCCACAATGTAGCTAAGATAGAGGAACACGTTGTCGATGGGAAACTGACAAAGGTCTGCGTTCACCGTAAAGGCGCAACCAGGGCATTCGGTCCGGGATGCCCCGATGTCCCCCATGATTACTCAAAGATAGGTCAGCCAGTCATTATTCCAGGAAGCATGGGTTCCTCATCATACCTCCTGAAAGGAACAGATGAGGCAATGATGCGGACCTTCGGGTCCACCTGCCACGGAGCCGGACGGATCCTATCGCGCTCCCAGGCAAAAAAGACCATAAAAGGTAGCCAGGTGAGGGAAAGTCTTGGCCGTGAAGGAATCATGGTGAAGGCCCCTCATGATGGAGCCATAGCAGAGGAAGCACCTGGAGCATACAAGTCAAGTAGTGAGGTTGTCTCGGTTGTTGACAGGCTTGGAATCTCGCGGCTTGTTGTACGGTTCGAACCACTCGGAGTCATCAAGGGATAG
- a CDS encoding archease codes for MPYEEREHTADILMHVWAQDIPTLFEECGHALMAVMYQGSARPDCTYSFTVTGIDHEQILQAFLSELLCLTETENVVFSEIAVSLNEGGLTARLSGEPFDRKIHGGGSEVKGISFSGLSISRQNDEYVLDILFDV; via the coding sequence ATGCCCTATGAAGAGCGTGAACATACCGCTGACATCCTGATGCACGTCTGGGCACAGGATATACCGACGCTCTTTGAAGAATGTGGGCACGCTCTTATGGCTGTCATGTACCAGGGTTCTGCCCGCCCTGATTGCACTTACTCTTTTACTGTTACGGGTATCGATCATGAACAAATACTCCAGGCTTTTCTCTCTGAACTTCTCTGTCTTACCGAGACCGAAAATGTCGTCTTCTCTGAGATCGCTGTGAGTTTGAACGAGGGAGGCCTGACTGCCAGGCTTTCAGGAGAGCCGTTTGATCGAAAGATTCATGGAGGTGGGAGTGAAGTGAAAGGAATATCATTTTCAGGCCTGTCTATCAGCAGACAGAACGATGAGTATGTACTGGATATATTGTTCGATGTGTGA
- a CDS encoding DUF2551 domain-containing protein: protein MTDQDERHDIVEERLRSWLAGDDEGIRYAMLRIFLNHNDLSIQEIYEKLSLSFRTSYHSVSGMIGIVSSRIGILVGTRSDRDRCRIYRLREKHTPIVRRIISSHCGRPEQTPSSDPHQKHFFPDRLTCLEDV from the coding sequence ATGACTGATCAGGATGAGCGCCATGATATTGTTGAGGAGCGCCTTAGGTCCTGGCTCGCCGGGGATGATGAGGGAATCCGGTACGCAATGCTCAGAATCTTTCTAAACCACAATGACCTCTCGATTCAGGAGATATACGAAAAATTATCTCTTTCGTTCAGGACAAGTTATCATTCAGTATCAGGTATGATCGGAATTGTATCATCTAGGATAGGGATATTGGTAGGAACACGTAGTGACCGTGACCGGTGTCGCATCTACCGTCTGCGTGAGAAACATACCCCAATTGTGCGCAGGATTATCTCATCCCACTGTGGAAGACCAGAGCAGACACCTTCTTCAGATCCTCATCAGAAGCATTTTTTCCCTGACCGTCTGACCTGTCTGGAAGATGTCTGA